The Bacteroidota bacterium genome contains the following window.
TGCGACCTTCGATCTGGCGGGCGATGCTATCAGCAACAAGCCTTGCGTCGAGTTCAGGACGTTTGATCTCGAAAATATTGATCTGCACTTCTTTCTTCGTGAGTTTCTTGATCTCTTCTTTCAATTTATCCACTTCTTTTCCGCCTTTTCCAATGATGATTCCGGGGCGTGCGGTATGAATAGTTACCGTAATGAGTTTCATGGTGCGCTCGATCACAATTTTAGAGATGCTGCCTTTGGCAAGACGCGCTTTCAGATAATTGCGGATCTTTTCATCCTCCACCAGTTTATCTGCATAGTTCTTTCCTCCGAACCAATTCGATTCCCATCCGCGGATGATACCGAGCCTGTTGCCTATTGGATTAGCTTTTTGTCCCATTCTGTTTTCTCTTTTATAGTAATTAAGCGTTTGTGATCTGGTCAATTATGAGTGTCACATGATTTGAT
Protein-coding sequences here:
- the rpsC gene encoding 30S ribosomal protein S3 yields the protein MGQKANPIGNRLGIIRGWESNWFGGKNYADKLVEDEKIRNYLKARLAKGSISKIVIERTMKLITVTIHTARPGIIIGKGGKEVDKLKEEIKKLTKKEVQINIFEIKRPELDARLVADSIARQIEGRISFRRAIKMAIASTMRMGAEGIKVKCSGRLAGAEIARVEGYMEGRVPLHTLRADIDYALSEAHTSYGRIGVKVWICKGELYGKRDLSPNAQNSAREKKGPSSGGSRGNRQRRPRKEGAGESK